A genome region from Setaria italica strain Yugu1 chromosome III, Setaria_italica_v2.0, whole genome shotgun sequence includes the following:
- the LOC101777975 gene encoding glucan endo-1,3-beta-glucosidase GII, which produces MAGEGVASVLAATALLIGILASIPTAVHSIGVCYGTHGDGLPSAADVVQLYRSNGINRMRIYSPDATILKALRGSGIDVIVDETDLNALLSDASVWVQANVLPYKDDVKFKYIAVGNEVEGSDTQKILPAMQKLNAALSAAGLSNIKVSTAVKMSVLDTPSSPPSNGVFADPSIMGPIVQFLASTGSPLLANIYPYFAYKGADGNIDLNYALFKPSPPTSNGPEYTNLFDAMTDAMYTAMEKVGGSNVPIVVSESGWPSDGGFGASVQNAQTYNQNLIHHVGKGTPKRPGALETYIFAMFNENKKTGDETEKHFGLFNGQNKSPVYTIRFQ; this is translated from the exons ATGGCAGGGGAAGGTGTCGCCTCGGTACTAGCCGCCACTGCACTGCTCATTGGTATATTGGCGTCTATCCCAACAG CGGTGCATTCCATCGGCGTGTGCTACGGCACCCATGGCGACGGCCTACCGTCGGCGGCCGACGTGGTGCAGCTCTACCGGTCCAACGGGATCAACAGGATGCGCATCTACTCCCCTGATGCCACCATCCTGAAGGCCCTCCGGGGCTCTGGCATCGACGTCATCGTCGATGAAACCGACCTCAACGCCCTCCTCTCCGACGCGTCCGTTTGGGTCCAAGCAAACGTCCTGCCCTACAAAGACGACGTCAAGTTCAAGTACATCGCCGTCGGCAACGAGGTCGAAGGCAGCGACACACAGAAGATCCTTCCGGCCATGCAGAAACTCAACGCCGCGCTCTCAGCGGCCGGCCTCAGCAATATCAAGGTGTCCACGGCTGTCAAAATGAGCGTGCTCGACacgccatcctcgccgccgtccaacGGTGTGTTCGCCGACCCCTCCATCATGGGACCCATCGTCCAGTTCTTGGCGAGCACCGGCTCGCCACTCCTCGCCAACATCTACCCCTACTTCGCCTACAAGGGTGCAGATGGTAACATCGACCTCAACTACGCGCTCTTCAAGCCGAGTCCTCCGACGTCGAACGGACCCGAGTACACCAACCTCTTTGATGCCATGACTGACGCCATGTACACGGCGATGGAGAAGGTAGGCGGCTCGAACGTGCCCATCGTCGTGTCGGAGAGCGGGTGGCCGTCGGATGGTGGCTTTGGGGCGTCGGTGCAGAATGCGCAGACCTACAACCAGAACCTGATCCACCATGTCGGCAAGGGTACGCCCAAGAGGCCCGGGGCGCTGGAGACTTACATATTCGCAATGTTCAACGAGAACAAGAAAACAGGGGACGAGACAGAGAAGCACTTTGGTCTCTTCAACGGCCAGAACAAGTCGCCAGTGTACACTATTAGATTCCAGTGA
- the LOC105914004 gene encoding uncharacterized protein LOC105914004, producing the protein MATMNATRWSLLSRLAGEAAVSESELRFANGSTPYTDSQGTSQVIYGLAQCTRDLNASECMRCLTTLMAGLSSSSPSNTYGTAATAVPATPVDDSPTTRSIATARPGEGSGARRDCGFRGFRHVHRQLGLNWFLLHRRSIKAREHKLDVFDRGPLQDESFEEGTGPRRFRCPPLPPRLKRLIRFISFCS; encoded by the exons ATGGCCACAATGAATGCCACACGGTGGAGTCTTTTGTCCAGGCTAGCAGGGGAGGCCGCCGTCTCCGAGTCCGAGCTACGGTTCGCGAACGGGAGCACACCGTACACGGACTCGCAGGGCACCTCGCAGGTGATATACGGGCTGGCACAGTGCACCAGAGACCTCAACGCCAGCGAGTGCATGAGGTGCCTCACAACCTTAATGGCGGGGCTGTCGAGCTCGAGCCCGAGCAACACCTACGGCACCGCCGCTACTGCCGTCCCTGCCACTCCCGTCGATGACTCCCCGACCACAAG ATCAATCGCCACAGCCCGGCCTGGAGAGGGATCAGGTGCTCGGCGTGACTGCGGGTTCCGTGGCTTTCGTCATGTGCACCGGCAACTTGGTTTGAATTGGTTCCTGCTGCACCGCCGCAGCATAAAGGCAAGAGAGCACAAACTAGATGTGTTCGACCGGGGTCCTCTCCAAGATGAGTCGTTTGAGGAAGGAACAGGGCCAAGACGATTCCGGTGTCCACCCCTGCCACCACGGCTCAAGAGGTTGATAAGATTTATTTCCTTTTGTAGCTGA